A stretch of the Argentina anserina chromosome 6, drPotAnse1.1, whole genome shotgun sequence genome encodes the following:
- the LOC126798419 gene encoding DNA-directed RNA polymerase V subunit 1-like: MEEASCSSVLDGELIGIKFGLATHQEICTASMMGCSISHASQLSNPFLGLPLEFGKCESCGASEPGKCEGHFGYIDLPLPIYHPNHVSELKKLLSCLCLHCLKIKKNKVPTKSAGLAERLLSVCCEDASQVSIAEIKPTDGTCSLQLKLPSNKKPPPGFWNFLERYGFRYGDGVKRALLPREVMQILKRIPEDTKKKLAAKGYNPQDGYILNHIPVPPNCLSVPEISDGVTVMSADPSISMLKKVLRQVELITGSRSGTANFEAEIVEANELQAVVDQYLQVRGTGKASRESDVRFGGTKELSESSTKQWLEKMRTLFIRKGSGFSSRTVITGDAYRRVNEVGIPYEIAQRITFEEKVNVHNIRRLQELVDSKLCLSYRDGSSTYSLREGSKGHTFLKPGQVVHRRIMDGDLVFVNRPPTTHKHSLQALQVYVHEDKVVKINPLICGPLSADFDGDCIHLFYPQSLVAKAEVMELFSVEKQLLSSHSGKPNLQLATDSLLSIKMMFKKYFFDKVAMQQLAMFVSSSLPEPTLLRANSAVPYWTALQILQTALPPHFESSGDRHLVKDSEVLKLDCTTSLVPALINDIGTSIFFEKSAEDVLSFFNSMQPLLMENVFSEGFTVGLEDFAMPGASIQDIQKGVKEISPLLYHMRRVYNELVEMQLENHIRKVKEPVSNFILNSSALGDLIDSKSDSAMNKVVQQVGFLGRQLYDQGKLYSKTLVEDVSSLYKSKYPSNIVDYPSVEFGLVHSGFIHGLDPVEGMIHSIATREVIVRSSRGLSEPGTLFKNLMATLRDVVICYDGTVRNVCSNSIIQCEYGAKSGCSPQNLFPAGEPVGVLAATAMSNPAYKAVLDSTPRSNSSWDLMKEILLCKVSFKNELIDRRVVLYLNDCGCGRKYCREHAAYLVKNQLKKVSLKDAALDFMIEYQGQRAAGNMEIGSGLVGHVHLNEMLIRELNLGMYEILQKCEETISSFQRKKVGKKTNIRDIFKRTVLSYSDCCSFHQSSAGNISGSPCLMFFYQDFSNSELEAISQILADFICPVLLETVIKGDPRISSANIIWINSESTTWIRSPNKCLKGELALDVVLEKSVVKQSGDAWRITLDCCLPVLHLIDTRRSIPYAIKQVQELLGVSCAFDQAVQRLATAVAMVAKGVLKEHLILLANSMTCAGNFVGFNPGGYKALSRALNIQVPFTEATLFTPKKCFERAAEKCHMDSLSSIVASCSWGKHVAVGTGSRFEILWDTREGGLTEEGGVDVFNFLHMVNAVNGEDLTTAALGTEIDDLVPEYENGEVSLSPEHNCSHKPVFEEIIEFPDHFEDAPGKSSWDSINTASTGGKDWGAVNIGTQDGISAESEVDSTSPWGIKTAREEAPSPWGAAKIAKEDAPSPWGTAKTAKEDAPSPWGTAKISTVDGPSAWGTKTKEDAPSSWGSAKSVTEDASAWATAKTAPVDATAAWGTKTTTEEAPSPWGAAKIAKEDAPSPWGTAKTAKEDAPSPWGTAKTATVDGPSAWGSAKSVTEDASAWATAKTAPVDATAAWGTNTTTEEAPSLWESAKSATEDASAWGTKTTKEETPSPWGTAKTATVDALSSWGTNAWGQKKPADTSSKQKSPEIAEGAWGQQKPADTSSMGAWGSEKSLEIAEGAWDQKKPAGTSEPATISQWDSPSVGDGNAGERLQVWGHNGDANKRRRFEGGRGWGSNAGEWKGKNSHPAKSPGMVNNDSSVAAIYTTTRQRLDIFTSEEQDVLSHIEPIMLSIRRIMHQSGYNDGDRFSDEDHKYILDKVFNFHPDKDGKMGSGIDYFTVDRHGSFQESRCLFVISTDGRKEDFSYRKCLQNMVNEKYPELADEFNAKYFVQPRPRNPSFSRTPPPETQ; encoded by the exons ATGGAGGAAGCTTCTTGTTCATCGGTTTTAGATGGGGAGCTGATTGGGATTAAATTTGGGCTGGCAACCCATCAAGAAATT TGTACCGCATCGATGATGGGATGCTCTATTAGCCACGCTAGTCAGCTGTCCAACCCATTTCTTGGCCTTCCTCTGGAGTTCGGAAAATGTGAATCTTGTGGTGCTTCCGAGCCTGGAAAGTGTGAAG GACACTTTGGATATATCGACTTACCATTACCAATATATCATCCTAACCATGTCAGTGAGCTGAAGAAGTTGCTCAGTTGTTTATGCCTGCATTGTTTAAAAATTAAGAAGAACAAG GTCCCAACCAAGAGTGCTGGTTTGGCCGAAAGGTTGTTATCTGTATGTTGCGAG GATGCTTCACAAGTGTCTATTGCAGAGATTAAACCAACAGACGGGACTTGTTCCTTGCAGTTAAAACTTCCGTCAAATAAGAAACCACCTCCTGGTTTTTGGAATTTCCTCGAAAGATATGGATTTCGCTATGGTGATGGCGTTAAACGCGCTTTGCTTCCTAGAGAG GTGATGCAGATTCTCAAAAGAATCCCCGAAGACACCAAAAAGAAACTGGCTGCTAAAGGGTATAATCCTCAAGATGGATACATCTTGAATCATATACCCGTCCCTCCCAACTGCTTGTCAGTGCCAGAAATATCTGATGGTGTTACTGTTATGTCTGCG GATCCTTCAATATCAATGCTCAAAAAAGTTCTAAGGCAAGTTGAGTTGATCACTGGTTCAAGGTCTGGTACAGCAAATTTTGAGGCTGAAATTGTTGAGGCAAATGAATTGCAAGCTGTAGTTGATCAGTATCTACAAGTTAGAGGTACTGGAAAGGCATCCCGTGAGAGTGATGTCAGATTTGGTGGGACCAAGGAGCTCAGTGAATCTTCCACAAAACAATGGCTTGAGAAGATGAGGACATTGTTCATAAGAAAGGGTTCAGGATTCTCTTCCCGCACAGTGATTACTGGGGATGCATATAGAAGGGTGAATGAAGTTGGTATCCCCTATGAAATAGCCCAAAGAATAACCTTCGAGGAGAAGGTTAATGTGCATAATATTAGGCGTCTCCAAGAGCTGGTGGATAGCAAATTATGCCTGAGCTACAGGGATGGTTCATCAACTTACTCTTTAAGGGAAGGTTCAAAGGGGCACACATTTCTGAAGCCCGGTCAAGTGGTTCATAGGAGGATTATGGATGGGGATCTTGTTTTTGTAAATAGGCCACCAACTACGCATAAACATTCTCTGCAAGCACTGCAAGTATATGTGCATGAGGACAAGGTGGTAAAGATTAATCCTCTGATTTGTGGACCACTGAGTGCTGACTTTGATGGAGATTGCATTCACCTGTTCTATCCCCAGTCACTTGTGGCGAAGGCAGAAGTCATGGAACTTTTCTCAGTTGAGAAGCAGCTGCTTAGCTCTCACAGTGGCAAGCCCAATTTGCAACTGGCCACTGATTCACTTTTGTCgataaagatgatgtttaagaaatatttttttgaCAAAGTGGCAATGCAGCAGTTGGCCATGTTTGTTTCCTCTTCCTTGCCAGAGCCAACTTTATTGAGAGCTAATTCAGCAGTTCCATATTGGACTGCTTTGCAGATATTGCAGACTGCACTGCCTCCTCACTTTGAGTCCTCTGGGGACAGGCACTTGGTCAAGGATAGCGAGGTCCTCAAGCTTGATTGTACTACAAGCCTTGTACCAGCTCTTATCAATGACATCGGTACCTCTATTTTCTTTGAGAAAAGTGCTGAAGATGTTCTCAGTTTCTTTAATTCTATGCAGCCATTGCTGATGGAGAATGTATTTTCAGAAGGGTTCACTGtgggtttggaagattttgcTATGCCTGGGGCATCTATTCAAGATATCCAAAAGGGCGTTAAGGAAATTTCTCCTTTGCTGTACCATATGAGGAGAGTATATAATGAGCTTGTTGAGATGCAACTGGAGAATCACATCCGCAAAGTCAAAGAACCAGTTTCGAATTTTATATTAAATTCATCGGCATTGGGTGATTTAATTGACTCTAAGAGTGATTCTGCAATGAACAAAGTAGTTCAACAAGTTGGGTTCCTAGGTCGGCAACTGTATGACCAGGGGAAACTTTACTCGAAAACATTGGTTGAGGATGTGAGCTCACTGTATAAGAGCAAGTATCCATCTAACATTGTGGATTATCCCTCTGTAGAATTCGGATTGGTTCATAGTGGTTTTATTCACGGGTTGGACCCTGTTGAGGGAATGATTCATTCCATTGCTACAAGAGAAGTAATTGTTCGCTCCTCAAGAGGGTTGTCTGAACCTGGCACACTATTCAAGAATCTAATGGCAACTCTGCGAGATGTTGTCATTTGCTACGATGGCACCGTGCGGAATGTGTGCAGTAATTCTATCATTCAGTGCGAGTATGGAGCAAAGAGCGGATGTAGTCCTCAAAATCTTTTCCCTGCCGGCGAACCTGTGGGTGTGTTGGCTGCAACAGCGATGTCAAATCCAGCATACAAAGCAGTTCTTGATTCTACCCCAAGGAGCAACTCTTCATGGGATCTTATGAAG GAAATACTACTCTGCAAAGTCAGTTTCAAGAATGAACTCATTGACCGTCGTGTAGTCTTGTATCTGAATGACTGTGGTTGTGGAAGAAAATACTGCAGAGAACATGCTGCGTATTTGGTCAAGAATCAGTTGAAAAAAGTTAGCCTTAAAGATGCTGCACTGGACTTTATGATTGA ATATCAGGGTCAGCGAGCTGCAGGAAACATGGAAATTGGCTCTGGCCTTGTTGGTCATGTTCATTTGAATGAG ATGCTCATACGGGAGCTGAATCTTGGAATGTATGAGATCCTTCAAAAATGTGAAGAAACTATCAGTTCATTTCAAAGAAAGAAGGTTGGGAAGAAGACGAACATCAGAGACATTTTTAAAAGAACAGTTTTGTCATACAG TGACTGTTGCTCTTTTCATCAATCCTCTGCTGGCAATATATCTGGCTCTCCTTGCTTGATGTTCTTCTATCAAGATTTCAGTAATTCAGAGTTGGAGGCTATTTCACAAATCTTGGCCGACTTTATTTGCCCAGTTCTATTAGAAACAGTAATTAAAG GTGATCCTCGAATTTCTTCGGCGAACATAATTTGGATCAATTCAGAATCAACAACTTGGATCAGAAGCCCAAACAAATGTCTGAAGGGTGAATTGGCTTTGGATGTTGTTCTGGAGAAGTCGGTGGTTAAACAAAGTGGTGATGCGTGGAGAATAACCCTTGATTGCTGCCTTCCAGTGCTTCATTTGATTGACACCAGGCGTTCCATTCCATATGCCATCAAACAAGTTCAGGAATTGTTGGGGGTTTCTTGTGCTTTTGATCAAGCAGTTCAG CGCCTCGCGACAGCTGTTGCAATGGTGGCAAAAGGTGTTCTCAAAGAGCATCTTATTCTCTTGGCAAACAGTATGACATGCGCTGGAAATTTTGTCGGCTTCAATCCTGGTGGTTATAAAGCACTATCTCGCGCATTGAATATACAAGTACCCTTTACAGAAGCAACATTGTTT ACACCAAAAAAATGTTTTGAGAGAGCAGCTGAAAAGTGTCATATGGATTCTTTGTCGAGCATAGTTGCATCATGTTCATGGGGTAAACATGTAGCTGTTGGTACTGGCTCCAGGTTCGAAATCCTCTGGGACACAAGAGAG GGAGGGTTAACTGAAGAGGGTGGGGTAGATGTTTTCAACTTTTTACATATGGTGAACGCTGTGAATGGAGAAGACTTGACTACTGCAGCTTTGGGAACAGAAATTGATGATCTTGTGCCAGAATATGAAAATGGAGAAGTGTCCTTGTCACCAGAGCATAACTGTTCTCATAAGCCAGTGTTTGAAGAGATTATTGAATTCCCGGATCATTTTGAAGATGCTCCTGGAAAATCAAGCTGGGATTCAATCAACACTGCTTCGACTGGTGGGAAAGACTGGGGAGCTGTCAACATTGGAACACAAGATGGGATTTCAGCAGAATCCGAGGTGGATTCCACATCTCCATGGGGGATTAAGACTGCTAGAGAAGAGGCTCCATCTCCATGGGGAGCAGCTAAGATTGCTAAAGAAGATGCTCCATCTCCATGGGGAACAGCAAAGACTGCTAAAGAGGATGCTCCATCTCCGTGGGGAACAGCCAAGATTTCTACTGTAGATGGTCCATCTGCATGGGGGACCAAGACTAAAGAAGATGCTCCATCTTCATGGGGATCAGCCAAATCTGTTACAGAAGATGCATCTGCATGGGCGACAGCCAAGACTGCTCCGGTAGATGCTACAGCTGCATGGGGGACAAAGACTACTACTGAAGAAGCTCCGTCTCCATGGGGAGCAGCTAAGATTGCTAAAGAAGATGCTCCATCTCCATGGGGAACAGCAAAGACTGCTAAAGAGGATGCTCCATCTCCATGGGGAACAGCCAAGACTGCTACTGTAGATGGTCCATCTGCATGGGGATCAGCCAAATCTGTTACAGAAGATGCATCTGCATGGGCGACAGCCAAGACTGCTCCGGTAGATGCTACAGCTGCATGGGGGACAAATACTACTACTGAAGAAGCTCCGTCTCTTTGGGAATCAGCCAAATCTGCTACAGAAGATGCATCTGCATGGGGGACCAAGACTACGAAAGAAGAAACTCCGTCTCCTTGGGGAACAGCTAAGACTGCTACTGTAGATGCTCTATCTTCATGGGGGACCAATGCTTGGGGACAGAAAAAACCAGCCGATACCTCATCAAAGCAAAAGTCACCTGAGATTGCTGAAGGTGCTTGGGGTCAGCAAAAGCCTGCTGATACCTCATCCATGGGAGCTTGGGGAAGCGAAAAGTCACTGGAGATTGCTGAAGGTGCATGGGATCAGAAAAAGCCTGCTGGTACTTCTGAACCTGCAACTATTAGTCAGTGGGATTCTCCAAGTGTAGGAGATGGAAATGCGGGTGAAAGACTTCAAGTATGGGGTCATAATGGAGATGCAAACAAGAGAAGACGCTTTGAAGGTGGCAGGGGTTGGGGTTCAAACGCTGGGGAGTGGAAGGGTAAGAATAGTCACCCTGCTAAGTCACCTGGAATGGTGAATAATGATTCCAGTGTGGCTGCGATATACACCACAACGCGCCAAAGATTAGATATCTTCACTTCTGAGGAGCAGGATGTTCTTTCTCATATTGAACCAATTATGCTCTCTATTCGTAGAATAATGCATCAATCTGG GTATAATGATGGAGATCGATTTTCAGATGAGGATCATAAATACATCCTTGATAAAGTATTCAATTTTCACCCTGATAAAGATGGGAAGATGGGCTCTGGGATCGACTATTTTACG GTTGATAGACATGGAAGCTTTCAAGAAAGCCGATGCCTTTTCGTTATATCAACTGATGGTCGCAAGGAGGACTTTTCCTACAGGAAATGCCTGCAAAATATGGTAAATGAGAAGTATCCTGAGCTAGCTGATGAATTCAATGCCAAGTATTTCGTCCAGCCCCGACCGCGGAATCCCAGTTTCAGTCGGACCCCTCCTCCAGAGACACAGTAG